Proteins co-encoded in one Lasioglossum baleicum chromosome 3, iyLasBale1, whole genome shotgun sequence genomic window:
- the LOC143221887 gene encoding uncharacterized protein LOC143221887 isoform X2, with translation MGTRLDSVFREAILKVAWDKDQTEELINIRHGRKRTIQWFQMVRSLPSLPSAYERVHICTYTIPTRLRGRGRKTRMTRERLALGRNILITWKPDRERESSDLSLCLGRVSI, from the exons ATGGGTACGCGTCTCGATTCTGTTTTCCGTGAGGCGATTCT GAAAGTGGCTTGGGACAAAGATCAAACGGAAGAGTTAATAAATATCCGTCACGGAAGGAAGAGGACGATCCAGTGGTTCCAAATGGTCCGCTCGTTGCCATCGCTACCGTCCGCATATGAGCGTGTACACATATGTACGTACACTATACCTACACGATTACGTGGGCGTGGAAGAAAAACCCGGATGACACGGGAAAGACTCGCCCTCGGCAGGAATATCTTGATTACATGGAAACCGGATCGGGAACGGGAGTCAAGCGACCTTTCCCTTTGTCTTGGCCGTGTTTCAATTTAA
- the LOC143221887 gene encoding uncharacterized protein LOC143221887 isoform X3: protein MAHLYRSYLQSRKVAWDKDQTEELINIRHGRKRTIQWFQMVRSLPSLPSAYERVHICTYTIPTRLRGRGRKTRMTRERLALGRNILITWKPDRERESSDLSLCLGRVSI, encoded by the coding sequence GAAAGTGGCTTGGGACAAAGATCAAACGGAAGAGTTAATAAATATCCGTCACGGAAGGAAGAGGACGATCCAGTGGTTCCAAATGGTCCGCTCGTTGCCATCGCTACCGTCCGCATATGAGCGTGTACACATATGTACGTACACTATACCTACACGATTACGTGGGCGTGGAAGAAAAACCCGGATGACACGGGAAAGACTCGCCCTCGGCAGGAATATCTTGATTACATGGAAACCGGATCGGGAACGGGAGTCAAGCGACCTTTCCCTTTGTCTTGGCCGTGTTTCAATTTAA